The following proteins come from a genomic window of Melioribacteraceae bacterium 4301-Me:
- the cobA gene encoding uroporphyrinogen-III C-methyltransferase: MHKINSLPVLLKNPKILLIGGGKVALQKIKVLLENDIEFFVITEKICAELINYHFNYSIKKFEKKDAENYNIIINASGNNEVKAIIKEIKRERFILVNTVDVPEECDFYFSSLLIYKNLKVAVSSNGASPTITQIVRDKIKNYLPTQLGELAEKKFLERTAGIINPDETKKETLKLFGKVYLIGCGIGGIDMLTLRAYNLLQNDLDLVLYDHLITEDILGIIPKHVEKIYVGKCKGRYAMTQDEINKLLLNYAQRGMRVGRLKNGDPFLFGRGSEEAVFLINHNIEVEIIPGVPSVTAAPLSAGIPITAREISSSVSIVTAHLKGGVFDSSWIDLLKRKNHTTIVLMGLTQAENIINHANKNGVDEYLPTAVISNAGRNNQKVLTGSLKNLVELSNNAEPPAVLVFGNVVNFSNILPHFRYYKIFEELNS; the protein is encoded by the coding sequence ATGCATAAAATAAATTCACTACCAGTGCTTCTGAAAAATCCTAAGATACTATTGATAGGAGGGGGTAAAGTAGCTCTACAAAAAATTAAAGTGTTGTTGGAAAACGATATAGAGTTTTTTGTAATTACAGAAAAAATTTGTGCTGAGCTTATTAATTATCACTTCAATTACTCTATTAAAAAGTTTGAGAAAAAAGATGCTGAAAATTATAACATTATCATTAACGCTTCAGGTAATAATGAAGTAAAGGCTATTATTAAAGAAATTAAAAGAGAAAGATTTATTCTAGTTAACACTGTTGACGTTCCCGAAGAATGTGATTTTTATTTTTCTTCCTTACTAATTTATAAAAATCTTAAAGTTGCTGTATCGAGTAATGGCGCCAGCCCAACAATTACTCAAATAGTTCGCGATAAAATTAAAAATTATCTGCCGACTCAATTAGGTGAATTAGCAGAAAAAAAATTTTTAGAGCGAACTGCTGGCATTATTAATCCTGATGAAACAAAAAAAGAGACTTTAAAATTATTCGGTAAAGTATATCTAATTGGCTGTGGAATAGGCGGGATAGATATGTTAACTCTAAGAGCTTACAATCTTCTTCAAAATGATTTGGATTTGGTTTTGTACGATCATCTTATCACAGAAGATATTTTGGGCATAATCCCAAAGCATGTAGAAAAAATATATGTCGGCAAATGCAAAGGTAGATATGCAATGACGCAGGATGAAATAAATAAATTGCTTTTAAATTATGCACAAAGGGGAATGAGAGTGGGCAGACTTAAAAACGGCGATCCTTTTTTGTTTGGGCGTGGCTCAGAAGAGGCTGTCTTTTTAATAAATCATAATATTGAAGTGGAAATAATTCCCGGTGTTCCTTCCGTTACTGCCGCACCTTTAAGTGCAGGTATTCCTATTACTGCACGAGAAATTTCCTCATCGGTTTCAATTGTTACTGCTCATTTGAAAGGTGGCGTTTTTGATTCTTCATGGATTGATTTATTAAAAAGAAAAAATCATACTACAATTGTTTTAATGGGATTAACTCAAGCTGAAAATATCATCAATCATGCAAATAAAAATGGTGTAGATGAGTATTTGCCAACAGCAGTTATTTCGAACGCGGGAAGAAATAATCAAAAAGTACTTACTGGCTCGCTTAAAAATTTGGTTGAGCTGTCAAATAATGCAGAACCACCTGCAGTTCTTGTATTTGGCAATGTCGTTAATTTTTCAAATATACTTCCTCATTTCCGATATTATAAAATTTTTGAAGAATTAAATAGCTAA
- a CDS encoding sulfurtransferase TusA family protein: MSSENILISDEILDLKGVSCPFNYVKAKLKLETMQTGKILEVILDDGAPIRNVPRSLKQDGHSILLEEKINTNNWKILVRKEK; this comes from the coding sequence ATGAGTTCTGAAAACATTCTTATTTCTGATGAGATATTAGATTTGAAAGGTGTTTCATGCCCGTTTAATTACGTTAAAGCAAAACTTAAATTGGAGACAATGCAGACAGGCAAGATTTTAGAAGTAATACTTGATGATGGTGCTCCTATTAGAAATGTGCCGCGTTCACTTAAACAAGACGGGCATTCAATTTTGCTTGAAGAAAAAATTAACACCAATAATTGGAAAATACTCGTTAGAAAAGAAAAATAG
- a CDS encoding sulfate adenylyltransferase subunit 1, with product MTERMNIVIVGHVDHGKSTLIGRLLADTNSLPNGKLEQTKRKCELNSKPFEYAFLLDALVDEQAQGITIDTARVFFKTKKREYIIIDAPGHIEFLKNMVSGAARAEAAILLIDANEGIAENTKRHAFMLSLLGIRQVVVAINKMDLVNYSKSKFDQLTYEYSEFLESICISPLAYVPISAREGINLIEHSYLTNWYDGPTVIELIDNFEKEKEESENNFRMFVQGVYKFTANNDNRRIIAGTINSGTIEIGDEIIFLPSGKKSTVKTIEMFGKHSISKATAGQAIGLTLNTQIYVKPSELICKAEETLPYTSNRFKANVFWMGKKNLTTNKIYKLKIGTNKVEMRIEKLETVLDASSLQIINGRTEVHKHEVAQLIIETRNPISFDLINQIKDTSRFVIVDDYDIAGGGIITESLQQKTEGYVPNFSDFENELYNLIKKHFPHWELKPIRGI from the coding sequence ATGACAGAAAGGATGAACATTGTTATTGTCGGTCACGTAGACCACGGTAAAAGTACTCTAATTGGCAGATTACTTGCCGATACCAATTCTTTACCCAACGGTAAGCTTGAACAAACAAAAAGAAAGTGTGAATTAAACTCTAAACCATTCGAATATGCATTTTTACTTGACGCTTTAGTGGATGAACAAGCGCAAGGTATAACTATAGATACAGCCAGAGTATTTTTTAAGACAAAAAAAAGGGAGTATATAATTATTGATGCACCAGGCCATATTGAATTTTTAAAAAACATGGTCTCTGGTGCTGCACGTGCTGAGGCAGCAATTCTTTTAATCGATGCAAACGAAGGTATTGCAGAAAACACAAAGAGGCACGCCTTCATGCTTTCTCTTCTTGGAATTCGTCAAGTCGTTGTGGCAATTAATAAGATGGACCTCGTCAATTACAGCAAATCAAAATTTGACCAGCTTACTTACGAATACTCAGAATTTCTCGAAAGTATTTGCATTTCACCATTGGCTTATGTGCCAATCTCAGCAAGAGAAGGTATTAATCTAATCGAACATTCTTATTTAACAAATTGGTACGACGGACCAACGGTAATAGAACTCATAGATAATTTCGAAAAAGAAAAGGAAGAAAGCGAAAACAACTTTAGAATGTTTGTTCAAGGCGTTTATAAATTTACTGCTAATAACGACAACAGAAGAATTATTGCCGGTACAATTAACTCGGGAACTATAGAAATTGGAGATGAAATAATCTTTCTTCCAAGTGGAAAAAAATCTACTGTTAAAACTATTGAGATGTTCGGAAAACACTCTATCTCCAAAGCTACAGCTGGTCAAGCAATTGGTCTAACTCTAAATACACAAATCTATGTTAAGCCGTCTGAATTAATTTGTAAGGCAGAAGAAACACTTCCTTATACCTCAAACAGATTTAAAGCCAATGTGTTCTGGATGGGCAAAAAAAATTTGACCACTAATAAAATATACAAACTAAAAATAGGTACAAATAAAGTAGAAATGAGAATAGAGAAATTGGAAACTGTACTTGATGCCTCATCATTACAAATAATAAACGGCAGAACCGAAGTACACAAGCACGAAGTAGCTCAGTTGATAATCGAAACTAGGAATCCCATTAGTTTTGATTTAATTAATCAAATAAAAGATACAAGCCGTTTTGTAATTGTGGATGATTATGATATTGCTGGGGGTGGAATTATTACCGAGTCCCTGCAGCAAAAAACAGAAGGGTATGTGCCTAACTTTTCTGATTTTGAAAATGAGTTATATAATCTAATTAAAAAACATTTTCCTCATTGGGAATTAAAACCAATTCGAGGAATATGA
- the thiS gene encoding sulfur carrier protein ThiS produces MKLTINGNTETINKEKITVSELLKLKNVAMPEMVSVELNGEIIDSSSYEKIEVKDSDVIEFLYFMGGGKIGL; encoded by the coding sequence ATGAAACTAACAATTAACGGAAACACTGAAACAATTAACAAAGAAAAAATAACGGTATCAGAACTGCTGAAATTAAAAAATGTTGCTATGCCGGAAATGGTATCGGTGGAATTAAACGGCGAAATAATTGACAGCAGCTCTTATGAAAAAATTGAAGTGAAAGATTCAGATGTAATTGAATTTTTGTATTTCATGGGTGGAGGGAAAATTGGACTTTGA
- a CDS encoding nitrite/sulfite reductase, which produces MEQLKIWQQIDINKSYNVYREIDEYEEIINKLKTGEIHPERFKSYRLTFGTYGVRHHTEGTHMQRIKIPGGFILSEQLRKIATITELYAASGHAHLTTRQDIQLHYIDLENIPTVLRMLADVGITTKEACGNSVRNITASYLSGISKDEKFDVLPYAIFCTRYFLRHPLSSTLPRKFKISFSESEADNAYSRIHDIGCIPQVHFNGKEIRGFKVYAGGGLGAVPITSKLITDFIPVEEFYLFVEAALRIFHKYGTEERKNRNKARMKFLIARIGFNKFKELVFNEFNFLKQHRKIKDELEKYIQEFPLPAPTKNGRTDGPANSKKLKQPVYYSLSELKKELWNLFKQDIIEQKQSGYLAIMIKPILGNLEPEKLRAVAEFSDKYGAGYAIITPTQNILVPWIENKFIYDAYNFLVQNDFYSRSNESTRDIVSCPGAYSCRLAVTHPYNLAEYIGKNIDDLSGIRLHISGCPNSCGQHHIGDIGLFGASLKVDGKLSPHYVVLIGGNVFYQKDRIGRVIGKIPAANAHLFIREVKEYWVKNKNDNEQFFEFVDRVGIDPFRRILAKYSKIEVEDPQFYKEPGLDEEFKMEAESRGECAGSLLDLMAINLFDSIRNIYEAEDDLKSENWNLVKEKCLDSILKCAKMFVYLEGVEPQEESEILNEFVKRINPKRWLCNDWSNIKENFLKWKYNKEEQETILQLYNYTKEFVYDCDKSYLRLQPSLKIMECIKNNGEKNEF; this is translated from the coding sequence ATGGAACAATTAAAAATATGGCAGCAGATAGACATTAACAAAAGTTACAACGTTTACCGCGAAATTGATGAATATGAGGAAATTATCAATAAACTGAAAACTGGCGAAATTCATCCCGAAAGATTCAAAAGCTATCGTTTAACTTTCGGTACTTACGGCGTCCGTCATCATACCGAAGGAACACACATGCAAAGAATTAAAATACCAGGTGGATTTATTCTTTCAGAACAATTAAGAAAAATTGCAACTATCACAGAGTTATACGCCGCTTCGGGTCATGCTCATCTTACTACTCGACAAGATATTCAGCTGCATTATATTGACCTGGAAAACATTCCTACTGTTTTAAGAATGCTGGCCGATGTCGGTATTACTACAAAAGAAGCATGCGGCAACAGCGTTAGAAATATTACTGCATCTTACCTTTCGGGTATAAGTAAAGACGAAAAATTTGACGTCTTACCCTATGCAATTTTTTGTACAAGATATTTTTTAAGGCATCCTCTTTCATCTACATTACCGAGAAAATTTAAAATCTCTTTCTCCGAAAGTGAAGCTGATAATGCTTATTCGAGAATTCATGATATTGGCTGCATACCCCAAGTTCATTTTAACGGAAAAGAAATTCGTGGCTTTAAAGTTTATGCAGGCGGCGGATTAGGCGCAGTGCCTATTACTTCAAAATTAATTACAGACTTTATACCGGTTGAAGAATTCTATTTATTTGTTGAAGCCGCTCTACGAATATTTCATAAATATGGAACAGAAGAAAGAAAAAATAGAAACAAAGCAAGAATGAAATTTTTAATCGCAAGGATTGGATTTAATAAATTTAAGGAACTCGTCTTCAATGAATTTAATTTTTTGAAACAGCACAGAAAAATCAAAGATGAGCTTGAAAAATACATTCAAGAATTTCCACTGCCCGCTCCAACAAAAAATGGAAGAACAGATGGACCGGCAAATTCTAAAAAATTAAAACAACCAGTTTATTACTCATTATCAGAACTTAAAAAAGAACTCTGGAATTTATTCAAGCAAGACATAATAGAACAAAAACAGTCGGGCTATCTAGCAATAATGATTAAACCAATACTTGGGAATTTAGAACCGGAAAAATTAAGAGCAGTTGCTGAATTTTCAGATAAATATGGGGCTGGTTACGCAATTATAACTCCAACTCAAAATATACTTGTTCCTTGGATAGAAAATAAATTTATTTACGACGCTTACAATTTTCTTGTACAAAATGATTTTTATAGCAGATCAAATGAATCTACACGGGATATAGTTTCCTGTCCAGGTGCATATTCATGCCGTTTGGCAGTTACTCATCCATATAATTTAGCAGAATATATCGGAAAAAATATTGACGATCTTTCTGGCATTCGACTGCATATTTCCGGCTGCCCAAATTCTTGCGGTCAACATCATATTGGTGATATTGGTTTGTTCGGCGCTTCACTTAAAGTCGATGGCAAATTATCTCCTCATTACGTTGTATTGATAGGCGGAAATGTTTTTTATCAAAAGGATAGAATTGGTCGTGTAATCGGAAAAATTCCAGCAGCTAATGCCCATTTATTCATAAGAGAAGTAAAAGAATATTGGGTGAAAAATAAAAACGACAACGAACAGTTTTTTGAATTTGTTGATAGAGTCGGAATCGACCCATTTAGAAGAATACTTGCTAAATATTCGAAGATAGAAGTTGAAGACCCGCAATTTTATAAAGAACCGGGCTTAGATGAAGAATTCAAAATGGAAGCCGAAAGCAGAGGCGAGTGTGCTGGAAGTTTATTGGATCTTATGGCAATTAATCTGTTCGATTCAATACGGAATATTTATGAAGCCGAAGATGACTTGAAATCTGAAAATTGGAACCTTGTGAAAGAAAAATGCCTGGATTCGATATTAAAATGTGCTAAAATGTTCGTTTACCTTGAAGGCGTAGAACCACAAGAAGAAAGTGAAATACTTAATGAATTTGTAAAAAGAATAAATCCTAAAAGATGGCTGTGCAATGATTGGTCGAATATCAAAGAAAATTTTTTGAAGTGGAAATACAATAAAGAAGAACAGGAAACAATTTTGCAGTTGTATAATTACACAAAAGAATTTGTATACGATTGCGATAAATCATATTTAAGACTGCAGCCAAGCTTAAAAATAATGGAATGTATAAAAAATAACGGAGAGAAAAATGAGTTCTGA